One Scylla paramamosain isolate STU-SP2022 chromosome 6, ASM3559412v1, whole genome shotgun sequence DNA segment encodes these proteins:
- the LOC135101282 gene encoding trypsin-1-like: protein MKTLVLCLLVAGALAAPSRKPTFRRGLNRIVGGEDTVHGEFQYQLSLQDTSYSNPWHFCGGTLYNEHWGITACHCLQYDVDNPGIVQAVAGEYTLEANDGSEQAARLDEIILHPYFDSSLLVNDVALIHFPQTMVYDDYVNPIGLQEEKELVGVECTVTGWGALSEGGSAATVLQKVHVPTVSDEECRISYYGIEDSMICAGYPEGGKDACQGDSGGPMVCKGYLTGIVSWGYGCARPNYPGVYTEVAYFVDWIIANAV from the exons ATGAAGACCCTCGTGCTGTGCCTGCTTGTTGCCGGGGCCTTAG CCGCCCCATCCCGCAAGCCCACCTTCCGTCGGGGACTGAACAGGATTGTTGGCGGTGAGGACACAGTTCACGGCGAATTTCAGTACCAACTTAGCCTTCAAGATACGTCGTACAGCAATCCATGGCACTTCTGCGGTGGTACCCTGTACAATGAGCACTGGGGCATCACTGCTTGTCACTGTCTGCAGTATGATGTGGATAATCCAGGAATTGTGCAG GCTGTGGCTGGTGAATACACTCTTGAGGCAAATGACGGTTCCGAGCAGGCAGCAAGACTGGATGAGATCATCCTCCATCCCTACTTTGATTCTTCGTTACTCGTTAACGACGTCGCCCTCATTCACTTTCCGCAAACAATGGTTTATGACGATTACGTTAATCCCATCGGTcttcaagaagaaaaagagcttgTAGGCGTCGAGTGCACCGTCACGGGATGGGGAGCTTTgtcagagggagggagtgcCGCCACAGTCTTGCAGAAGGTTCATGTCCCTACTGTGTCCGATGAGGAATGTAGAATATCTTACTACGGTATTGAAGATTCCATGATCTGTGCTGGATATcccgagggaggaaaggacgccTGCCAGGGTGACTCTGGTGGACCTATGGTGTGCAAGGGATACCTTACCGGCATCGTGTCCTGGGGCTACGGTTGTGCTCGCCCCAACTATCCGGGGGTCTACACGGAGGTGGCCTACTTTGTGGATTGGATTATTGCCAATGCTGTGTAA